A genome region from Mycobacterium florentinum includes the following:
- a CDS encoding baeRF2 domain-containing protein yields MDSDRFRELLAAPGPFASVYFEDSDDDDDPSPALELKWRALHEELKRQGAAESITAALEHAVMELRLPIGRGGRAVVATAGGVVLNEYLLRPTAAPIVRVSELPYIVPILEFGVAHSDYLLVVADRTGAIITSHLDATRFSESVDSRHTPGQQLRTVADRIIELTHDTAFGALYMVGDADARSSLLAALPESIRKRATSLPIADRRGGYDFEEIQRAIDTTLLWQRQGAMDTAAARFSAELGRRSGLAAEGLGAVCTALRQGTIDTLIIGNIDDATVAADEGMTTVAPTIAALPAQSAAGAKTLRADEALPVFAISAGATVVRTDERLAPADGIGAILRCAPTPDQGRR; encoded by the coding sequence ATGGATTCGGACCGCTTCCGCGAGTTGCTCGCTGCGCCCGGACCATTCGCGTCGGTCTACTTCGAGGATTCCGATGATGACGACGACCCCAGCCCGGCGCTCGAGCTGAAATGGCGCGCACTGCACGAAGAGCTCAAGCGGCAGGGCGCGGCCGAATCGATCACCGCCGCACTCGAACACGCCGTCATGGAATTGCGTTTGCCGATCGGCCGCGGCGGGCGCGCGGTAGTGGCCACCGCCGGCGGCGTCGTCCTCAATGAATACCTGCTCCGGCCCACCGCGGCGCCAATTGTCCGAGTCTCCGAATTGCCCTATATCGTCCCCATTCTCGAGTTCGGCGTCGCCCATTCGGACTACTTGCTGGTAGTGGCCGACCGCACCGGCGCCATCATTACCAGCCACCTCGATGCGACGCGGTTCTCCGAGTCCGTCGATAGTCGCCACACGCCGGGCCAGCAATTGCGCACGGTCGCGGATCGCATCATCGAACTCACTCACGACACGGCGTTCGGCGCGCTGTACATGGTTGGCGATGCCGACGCGCGCTCGAGCCTGCTCGCGGCGCTGCCGGAATCCATTCGCAAGCGGGCGACATCGCTGCCGATCGCGGACCGGCGCGGCGGATATGACTTCGAGGAGATTCAGCGCGCCATCGACACCACACTGCTGTGGCAACGGCAGGGCGCGATGGACACCGCGGCTGCGCGCTTCAGCGCCGAGCTGGGCCGGCGATCCGGGCTGGCCGCCGAGGGACTCGGTGCGGTCTGTACTGCCCTGCGTCAGGGCACAATCGACACCCTGATCATCGGCAACATCGACGACGCCACGGTGGCCGCCGACGAGGGGATGACAACGGTCGCTCCCACCATCGCGGCACTGCCGGCGCAAAGCGCCGCCGGCGCCAAGACGCTGCGCGCCGACGAGGCGCTGCCCGTGTTCGCGATTTCGGCGGGTGCGACGGTGGTTCGTACCGACGAGCGACTCGCCCCGGCCGACGGTATCGGCGCGATTCTTCGCTGTGCGCCGA
- a CDS encoding TIGR03086 family metal-binding protein, whose amino-acid sequence MPRDLRPGPDSPPADELQGAEDTLGVLQHVLHTIAGDDMCRQTGCSDYDVTQLTEHLLKSITGIGGMAGAQFPERDPGDSVEGQIIRAARPALDAWHHRGLDGTVPFGKTEMPAKSACGIFSIEFLVHAWDYAVAVGRDVEAAEPLVEYVLDLAHKTIRPEFRGAAGFDDPVDVPADASTLDQLVAFTGRDPAR is encoded by the coding sequence ATGCCTCGTGATCTGCGACCCGGACCGGATTCTCCACCGGCCGACGAGCTGCAGGGCGCCGAAGACACCCTCGGGGTGCTGCAGCATGTATTGCACACCATCGCCGGCGACGACATGTGCCGGCAGACCGGCTGCTCGGACTACGACGTGACCCAGTTGACCGAGCACCTGCTGAAATCCATCACCGGAATCGGCGGCATGGCCGGCGCGCAGTTCCCGGAGCGTGACCCCGGCGATTCGGTGGAAGGACAGATCATTCGCGCGGCGCGGCCCGCGTTGGACGCTTGGCACCACCGCGGCCTGGACGGCACCGTCCCGTTCGGCAAGACCGAGATGCCGGCCAAATCGGCCTGCGGCATCTTCTCGATCGAATTCCTGGTCCACGCTTGGGATTATGCGGTGGCAGTGGGTCGCGACGTCGAGGCTGCGGAGCCGCTGGTCGAGTACGTGCTGGACCTGGCGCACAAGACCATCAGGCCGGAATTCCGTGGCGCCGCCGGGTTCGACGACCCGGTCGACGTGCCCGCGGATGCGAGCACGCTGGATCAGCTCGTCGCGTTCACCGGGCGCGATCCGGCCCGATAG
- a CDS encoding pyridoxal phosphate-dependent aminotransferase, with the protein MTARLRPELAGLPVYVPGKTVPGSIKLASNETVFGPLPSVRAAIEHATDIVNRYPDNGCVQLKAALAKHLGSGFDPEHIAVGAGSVSLCQQLVQITASAGDEVIFGWRSFELYPPLVQVAGATSIRVALTDHTFDLDAMLSAVTERTRLIFVCNPNNPTSTVVDPDTLTRFVEAVPPHIVVAIDEAYVEYIRDGMLPDSLGLVRARRNVVVLRTFSKAYGLAGLRIGYAVGHPDLITALDQVFVPFSVTNISQAAAIASLDAADELLARTDALVADRVRVSAQLRAAGYTLPPSQSNFVWLPLGARTRDFVTRAADAGIVVRPYGDDGVRVSIGAPAENDALLAFARDWITHPEVDE; encoded by the coding sequence GTGACTGCCCGCCTACGGCCGGAGCTGGCCGGGCTGCCGGTTTACGTTCCTGGTAAGACCGTGCCGGGTTCGATCAAACTGGCCAGCAACGAGACGGTATTCGGCCCGCTGCCCAGTGTCCGTGCCGCCATCGAACACGCGACCGACATCGTCAACCGCTATCCCGACAACGGCTGCGTGCAGCTCAAGGCGGCACTGGCCAAGCATCTCGGTTCGGGCTTCGATCCCGAGCACATTGCGGTCGGCGCCGGTTCGGTCAGCCTGTGCCAGCAGCTGGTGCAGATCACCGCCTCGGCCGGCGACGAGGTGATCTTCGGCTGGCGCAGCTTCGAGCTCTACCCGCCGCTGGTCCAGGTGGCCGGCGCGACCTCGATCCGTGTGGCGCTGACCGATCACACCTTCGACCTCGATGCGATGCTCTCCGCGGTCACCGAACGTACCCGGCTGATCTTCGTCTGCAACCCCAACAACCCGACCTCGACCGTCGTCGACCCGGACACGCTGACCCGCTTCGTCGAGGCCGTTCCGCCGCACATCGTGGTTGCGATCGACGAGGCCTATGTCGAATACATCCGCGACGGCATGCTGCCCGACAGCCTGGGCCTGGTCCGCGCCCGCCGCAACGTCGTTGTGCTGCGCACCTTTTCGAAGGCATACGGGCTGGCGGGCCTGCGTATCGGCTACGCCGTCGGCCACCCCGATCTGATCACCGCACTGGACCAGGTGTTCGTGCCGTTCTCGGTGACCAACATCTCGCAGGCCGCCGCGATCGCGTCGCTGGACGCCGCCGACGAGTTGTTGGCCCGCACCGACGCATTGGTCGCCGACCGTGTTCGGGTGAGCGCGCAGTTACGGGCCGCCGGGTACACCTTGCCGCCGTCGCAGTCGAACTTCGTCTGGTTGCCGCTGGGGGCCCGCACCCGGGATTTCGTCACGCGGGCGGCCGACGCGGGAATCGTGGTTCGCCCGTACGGCGACGACGGGGTCCGCGTCTCCATCGGTGCGCCGGCGGAAAACGATGCGCTGCTGGCTTTTGCCCGCGACTGGATTACCCACCCGGAGGTTGACGAATGA
- a CDS encoding class I SAM-dependent methyltransferase has product MPRTDNDSWDITQSVGSTALGVAAARAAETESANPLINDPFARVFVDAAGAGMWSIYADPALLAKAVEIEPEVRTRTQLMVDFMATRTAFFDEFFLGAADAGVRQVVILASGLDARSWRLPWPDGTVVYELDQPKVLDFKTATLRDHGADPTAKLVTIPIDLRQDWPKALQEAGFDVSKPTVWSAEGLVRYLPSQAQDLLFERMHSLSAPGSWLASNVPSQGFNDPDRVRRQREDMKRMRAAVAAVVDAEITDVEDLWYPEERTPVDEWLRERGWDVAAATFPELMARYHRTVPDGADDAMPPTLYVSAQRRR; this is encoded by the coding sequence ATGCCGCGTACCGACAACGATTCCTGGGACATCACTCAGAGCGTGGGGTCCACCGCGCTCGGCGTCGCGGCAGCCCGCGCCGCCGAGACCGAGAGCGCGAACCCGCTCATCAACGACCCGTTCGCGCGTGTCTTCGTCGACGCCGCGGGGGCGGGGATGTGGAGCATCTACGCCGATCCCGCGTTGTTGGCCAAGGCGGTCGAGATCGAACCCGAGGTACGCACCCGGACACAGCTGATGGTCGACTTCATGGCGACCCGGACGGCGTTCTTCGACGAGTTCTTCCTCGGCGCGGCCGACGCCGGTGTGCGGCAGGTGGTGATCCTCGCGTCGGGTCTCGATGCTCGCTCGTGGCGGCTGCCGTGGCCCGATGGCACCGTGGTGTACGAACTCGACCAGCCCAAGGTGCTCGACTTCAAGACGGCCACCCTGCGAGACCACGGCGCGGATCCCACCGCGAAGCTGGTGACCATACCGATCGATCTGCGTCAAGACTGGCCAAAGGCGTTGCAGGAAGCTGGTTTTGATGTGTCGAAACCGACCGTCTGGTCCGCGGAGGGCTTGGTCCGCTATCTGCCGTCGCAGGCCCAGGACCTGTTGTTCGAGCGCATGCATTCGCTGAGCGCGCCGGGCAGTTGGCTGGCGTCCAACGTGCCGAGCCAAGGCTTTAACGACCCGGATCGGGTGCGGCGCCAGCGCGAAGACATGAAGCGCATGCGCGCCGCGGTCGCCGCGGTGGTCGACGCCGAGATCACCGATGTCGAGGACCTCTGGTATCCCGAGGAGCGCACCCCGGTCGACGAATGGCTGCGCGAGCGTGGCTGGGATGTGGCGGCCGCGACCTTCCCGGAGCTGATGGCGCGCTACCACCGCACCGTCCCGGACGGCGCCGACGACGCCATGCCGCCCACCCTGTACGTGTCCGCACAGCGCCGGCGCTAG
- a CDS encoding LysR family transcriptional regulator translates to MRTTHIDQVDLNLLPPLVALLEEQHVSRAAERVRLSQPAMSRALQRLRRHFGDELLVRGPDGYSLTPRAERLRDRLSTAVTHLEQLFAIETFDPATATQSFRLAVSDYTVATFGPELVRTILAESPNSTVSCEVLDEHAFDKLDAGTLDLAIYGRVAPEKYCSQHLFSDRFVCVVAAEHPLADQKSVSLSTYLRLSHLAIDIGRPWIDRALEPLGGTRRVAVSMPYFGLAPSILPGTDLVLTLPARVAHKNADPTQTRILAAPRELTELEFYAVWHPRFDQDPSHTWLREMVRSAAESTV, encoded by the coding sequence ATGCGTACTACGCATATCGATCAGGTCGATCTCAATCTGTTGCCGCCGCTGGTGGCGCTGCTCGAAGAACAACACGTCTCGCGTGCGGCCGAGCGCGTCCGGTTGAGCCAGCCGGCGATGAGCAGGGCGCTGCAGCGACTGCGCCGGCACTTCGGCGACGAGCTGCTGGTGCGCGGGCCGGACGGCTACTCGCTGACCCCGCGCGCCGAGCGTCTGCGTGACCGACTCAGCACGGCCGTAACGCATTTGGAGCAGCTGTTCGCAATCGAGACGTTCGACCCGGCCACGGCCACGCAATCGTTTCGCCTCGCCGTCAGCGACTACACCGTCGCGACCTTCGGCCCCGAGCTGGTGCGGACGATCCTGGCCGAATCACCCAATTCGACGGTGAGTTGCGAAGTTCTCGACGAGCACGCATTCGACAAACTTGACGCCGGGACGCTGGACCTGGCGATCTACGGCCGGGTCGCACCCGAAAAATATTGCAGTCAACATCTTTTCAGCGATCGCTTCGTCTGCGTTGTCGCCGCCGAGCACCCGCTCGCCGACCAGAAATCCGTATCGCTGTCGACGTATCTGCGCCTGTCCCACTTGGCCATCGACATCGGCCGGCCGTGGATCGACCGGGCGCTCGAGCCGCTCGGCGGCACGCGCCGGGTCGCGGTCAGCATGCCGTATTTCGGGCTGGCGCCAAGCATCTTGCCGGGCACGGACCTCGTGCTGACCCTTCCGGCCCGGGTTGCGCACAAGAACGCCGACCCCACGCAGACCCGCATCCTGGCGGCGCCGCGGGAGTTGACCGAGCTCGAGTTCTACGCCGTTTGGCACCCGCGCTTCGATCAGGATCCCTCGCACACCTGGTTGCGAGAGATGGTCCGCAGCGCGGCCGAATCGACCGTGTGA
- a CDS encoding crotonase/enoyl-CoA hydratase family protein, with product MGDTYESVTVEIRDHVAQVTLIGPGKGNAMGPAFWSELPELFGALDADPEVRAIVITGSGKNFSYGLDVPAMGGTFTPLLAGDALAGPRAHFHAEIKRMQGAITAVADCRTPTIAAVHGWCIGGGVDLISAVDIRYASADAKFSVREVRLAIVADVGSLARLPLILNDGHLRELALTGKDIGAARAEKIGLVNDVYDDADATLAAAHATAAEIAANPPLTVHGIKDVLDQQRIAAVSESLRYVAAWNAAFLPSKDLTEGISATFAKRPPQFTGE from the coding sequence ATGGGCGATACATACGAATCCGTCACCGTCGAGATCAGAGATCACGTTGCGCAGGTGACGCTGATCGGGCCGGGCAAGGGCAACGCGATGGGGCCCGCCTTCTGGTCGGAGTTGCCCGAGCTGTTCGGAGCCCTGGATGCCGACCCCGAGGTGCGGGCCATCGTCATCACCGGTTCCGGCAAGAACTTCAGCTACGGCCTGGACGTGCCCGCGATGGGCGGCACCTTTACCCCGCTGCTGGCCGGCGACGCGCTGGCCGGTCCGCGCGCGCATTTCCACGCCGAGATCAAGCGCATGCAGGGCGCGATCACCGCGGTCGCCGACTGCCGGACCCCGACGATCGCCGCGGTGCACGGCTGGTGCATCGGCGGCGGCGTCGACCTGATCTCCGCGGTCGACATCCGCTACGCGAGCGCCGACGCCAAGTTCTCGGTGCGTGAGGTCCGACTGGCCATCGTCGCCGACGTCGGCAGCCTGGCCCGCCTGCCGCTGATCCTCAACGACGGCCACCTGCGCGAGCTGGCGCTGACGGGCAAGGACATCGGCGCCGCCCGGGCCGAGAAGATCGGCCTGGTCAACGACGTGTACGACGACGCCGATGCCACGCTGGCCGCCGCTCACGCCACCGCCGCCGAGATCGCCGCCAACCCGCCGCTGACGGTGCACGGCATCAAGGACGTACTGGACCAGCAGCGCATCGCCGCCGTCTCGGAAAGCCTGCGCTATGTCGCCGCCTGGAACGCCGCATTCCTGCCCTCCAAAGACCTCACCGAGGGCATCTCGGCCACGTTCGCCAAGCGTCCGCCGCAGTTCACCGGGGAGTAG
- a CDS encoding DUF4334 domain-containing protein gives MSLARKHFNEFKERSDIADAELDDYWATLPPTTIDEMIGEWKGGEFRTGHMMNGQLEKVGWFGKTFTSVSDVQPLVCLDADGNKFSNKEMGKGEASLWLEDFRGEVTATMVYDGQPVHDHFKKIDDDAVMGIMNGKGVLDNGRYYYFYLERV, from the coding sequence ATGAGCCTGGCCCGCAAGCACTTCAATGAGTTCAAGGAACGCAGCGACATCGCCGACGCCGAGCTCGACGACTATTGGGCGACGCTGCCGCCCACGACCATCGACGAGATGATCGGCGAGTGGAAGGGTGGCGAATTCCGCACCGGCCACATGATGAACGGCCAGCTGGAGAAGGTCGGCTGGTTCGGCAAGACGTTCACGTCGGTAAGCGACGTGCAGCCATTGGTCTGCCTCGACGCCGACGGAAACAAGTTCTCCAACAAGGAGATGGGCAAGGGCGAGGCCAGCCTCTGGCTCGAAGACTTCCGCGGCGAGGTCACCGCCACAATGGTTTACGACGGGCAGCCCGTGCACGACCACTTCAAGAAGATCGACGACGACGCCGTGATGGGCATCATGAACGGCAAGGGCGTGCTGGACAACGGCCGCTACTACTACTTCTACCTCGAGCGCGTATAG
- a CDS encoding phosphotransferase family protein, with amino-acid sequence MSEQGLGEGPLEDVSAVTGGTQNVMLRFTRSGRPYVLRRGPRHLRPRSNSVILRETKVLAALAGSDVPHPHLIAACDDTSVLGDAVFYLMDPVDGFNAGEGLLPLHAGDAAVRHGMGLSMADALAKLGAVDHVAVGLADFGKPEGFLERQVPRWLSELDSYSEYDGYPGPDIPGIEEVSSWLERHRPATWTPGIMHGDYHAANVMFSRTGPDVVAIVDWEMCTIGDPLLDLGWLLATWRQPDGASVFSHALGGQDGLASTDELFERYAANTTRDLSHITWYTVLARFKLGIVIEGTLARACAGKAEKEVGDQLHAATVHLFERALTQIGNG; translated from the coding sequence ATGTCGGAACAGGGTCTGGGCGAGGGACCGCTCGAGGACGTTTCGGCCGTCACGGGTGGAACGCAGAACGTGATGCTGCGGTTCACCCGATCCGGCCGGCCCTATGTGCTGCGGCGCGGGCCACGGCACCTGCGTCCGCGCAGCAACAGCGTGATCCTGCGGGAAACCAAAGTCCTTGCGGCACTGGCTGGTTCCGATGTGCCGCACCCTCACCTGATCGCGGCCTGCGACGACACCAGCGTGCTCGGCGACGCCGTCTTCTACCTGATGGACCCCGTCGACGGATTCAACGCCGGCGAGGGGCTGCTGCCGCTACACGCCGGCGATGCCGCAGTGCGCCACGGCATGGGCCTGTCGATGGCCGACGCGCTGGCGAAGCTGGGCGCCGTCGACCACGTCGCGGTAGGGCTGGCCGATTTCGGCAAGCCGGAGGGCTTCCTGGAACGCCAGGTGCCGCGCTGGCTTTCGGAGCTGGACTCCTATAGCGAGTACGACGGCTACCCGGGGCCCGACATCCCGGGCATCGAGGAGGTGTCGTCCTGGCTGGAACGCCACCGGCCGGCGACCTGGACACCGGGCATCATGCACGGCGACTACCACGCCGCCAACGTGATGTTCTCCCGGACCGGGCCCGACGTGGTCGCGATCGTCGACTGGGAGATGTGCACGATCGGTGACCCGCTGCTGGATCTGGGCTGGCTGCTGGCCACCTGGCGCCAGCCGGACGGCGCCAGCGTATTCAGCCACGCGCTGGGCGGTCAGGACGGGTTAGCCAGCACCGACGAGCTGTTCGAGCGCTACGCCGCCAACACCACCCGCGACCTGTCGCACATCACCTGGTACACCGTGCTGGCCCGCTTCAAGCTGGGCATCGTCATCGAGGGCACGCTGGCCCGGGCGTGTGCCGGCAAGGCCGAGAAGGAAGTCGGCGATCAACTGCACGCGGCGACGGTGCACCTGTTCGAGCGCGCGCTGACCCAGATCGGTAACGGCTAG
- a CDS encoding baeRF2 domain-containing protein, with product MQSDRFRPLLATPGPFASVFFADAADADGAAAQARRQWPALREQLKRQGADDSVVAEIEYVVTELDPPIRRGGRAVVAGATGVVLNEYLLRAAAEPIVRVSELPYIVPILENGLEHSNYLLVVVDPRGALITIHKVIRRSETVDGSDTPLRCAIADRVGELVDDWSLEAVFLVGDGELRAKLLAALPEGLRNRTTSLPVGIGRGGYDFEEIQRAVDTTLLRRRLSLIDNATARFNAEIGRNSGLAAEGLGAVCSALRNGAVDTMIIGEIEDATVVADAGMKTVAPSADALSEQGAAPAKTLRADEALPLLAISVGASLVRTDERITPADGIGAVLRYAPY from the coding sequence ATGCAATCCGACCGCTTCCGGCCACTGCTGGCCACACCGGGACCCTTCGCCTCGGTGTTTTTCGCGGACGCGGCGGATGCCGATGGCGCGGCCGCACAGGCCCGTCGTCAGTGGCCGGCATTGCGCGAACAACTGAAGCGCCAGGGAGCCGACGATTCGGTCGTCGCCGAAATCGAATACGTGGTGACGGAACTGGATCCGCCGATACGCCGCGGTGGGCGCGCGGTGGTCGCGGGCGCCACCGGGGTCGTGCTCAACGAGTACCTGCTGCGGGCCGCAGCAGAACCGATCGTGCGGGTGTCCGAGCTGCCCTACATCGTCCCCATCCTTGAAAACGGGCTCGAGCATTCGAACTATCTGCTGGTGGTGGTCGATCCCCGAGGGGCCCTGATCACCATCCACAAGGTCATCCGGCGCTCGGAGACGGTCGACGGGAGCGATACCCCGCTGCGGTGCGCGATCGCCGACCGCGTCGGCGAACTGGTCGATGACTGGTCATTGGAAGCGGTGTTCCTGGTGGGCGACGGGGAGTTGCGGGCGAAATTGCTGGCCGCGCTGCCGGAAGGGCTCCGAAACCGCACCACATCGCTACCGGTCGGCATCGGTCGCGGCGGATACGACTTCGAGGAGATTCAACGAGCCGTCGACACAACGCTGCTGCGTCGACGGCTCAGTCTGATCGATAACGCGACGGCGCGCTTCAACGCCGAGATCGGCCGCAATTCCGGGCTGGCCGCCGAGGGCCTCGGCGCCGTCTGTTCGGCGCTGCGGAACGGGGCGGTCGACACGATGATCATCGGCGAGATCGAGGACGCCACCGTAGTCGCCGACGCGGGCATGAAGACCGTCGCGCCGAGCGCCGACGCGCTCTCGGAACAGGGCGCCGCGCCCGCCAAGACGCTGCGGGCCGACGAAGCATTGCCGCTGTTGGCGATTTCCGTCGGGGCGTCGCTGGTCCGCACGGATGAGCGCATTACTCCCGCCGACGGAATCGGTGCCGTCCTGCGCTATGCGCCGTATTAG
- a CDS encoding quinone oxidoreductase family protein → MHAAVVITFAHPPTYREFPSPTPQTDDELVVDVIATGLHPRVRSQADGSHYTSTGALPLVPGIDGVGRAPDGTIRYFVLPDTTMGAMAEQTVIDQRRSIVLQDGTDPILVAAAMNPVMSSWLALRRRIDFEPGQTVLILGATGSSGRMAVQVAKHLGAGHVIGAGRDARRLATLPALGADTVAAIDNASAIDDLARAARDVDVVIDYLWGPVTADVMAGIAGHRTDRGKPLTWIEIGSVAGPSAEIVSAALRAVRLQIVGSGQGSVPTRDILAELPAIVTEISSGGFELDARAVPLADVEAAWNDTDADQRIVITP, encoded by the coding sequence GTGCACGCAGCCGTCGTCATCACATTCGCTCACCCGCCCACCTATCGCGAGTTCCCCAGTCCCACTCCACAAACCGACGACGAACTCGTGGTCGACGTGATCGCCACCGGCCTACATCCGCGGGTGCGGTCTCAGGCCGACGGCTCGCATTACACGAGCACCGGGGCCTTACCCCTGGTCCCCGGCATCGATGGGGTGGGACGCGCGCCCGACGGCACCATCCGCTACTTCGTGCTGCCCGACACCACGATGGGCGCGATGGCCGAACAGACCGTCATCGACCAGCGCCGCAGCATCGTGCTCCAGGACGGCACCGACCCCATCCTGGTGGCCGCGGCGATGAACCCGGTCATGTCGTCCTGGCTCGCCCTGCGCCGGCGCATCGATTTCGAGCCTGGTCAAACGGTGTTGATTCTGGGCGCGACCGGAAGCTCGGGCCGCATGGCCGTCCAGGTAGCCAAACACCTTGGCGCCGGTCACGTCATCGGAGCCGGTCGCGACGCGCGGCGACTCGCGACGCTGCCGGCATTGGGCGCCGACACCGTCGCTGCGATCGACAATGCCTCGGCGATAGACGATCTCGCGCGGGCAGCACGCGACGTCGATGTGGTGATCGACTATCTGTGGGGTCCGGTCACGGCGGACGTGATGGCCGGTATCGCCGGCCACCGAACCGATCGCGGCAAGCCACTCACCTGGATCGAAATCGGCTCGGTCGCGGGCCCTTCGGCCGAGATCGTCTCCGCGGCACTGCGTGCCGTGCGCCTGCAGATCGTCGGCAGCGGACAGGGTTCGGTCCCGACCCGCGACATTTTGGCCGAGCTTCCCGCCATCGTGACCGAAATCAGCAGTGGCGGTTTCGAACTCGACGCCCGCGCCGTGCCGCTCGCCGACGTCGAGGCCGCGTGGAACGACACCGACGCCGATCAGCGAATCGTCATCACGCCCTAG
- a CDS encoding nuclear transport factor 2 family protein, with the protein MTRTPEEVFAHHGQALGAGDLDEIVADYADDSVLISPAGIARGKDSIRNVFAALLADLPNADWDLKTQLFDGDVLFLEWAADSVLNRVDDGVDTFVFRDGMIRAQTVRYTPKPKG; encoded by the coding sequence ATGACACGCACGCCCGAGGAAGTCTTCGCTCACCACGGGCAAGCGCTTGGCGCGGGCGATCTCGACGAGATCGTCGCCGACTACGCCGACGATTCCGTGCTGATCAGCCCCGCCGGAATCGCGCGCGGCAAGGACAGCATCCGCAACGTCTTCGCCGCCCTGCTCGCCGACCTGCCGAACGCGGACTGGGACCTGAAGACGCAGTTGTTCGACGGCGATGTGTTGTTCCTCGAATGGGCCGCCGATTCGGTGCTCAACCGGGTCGACGACGGCGTCGACACCTTCGTCTTCCGCGACGGCATGATCCGCGCGCAGACCGTCCGCTACACACCGAAACCCAAGGGCTGA
- the lipE gene encoding lipase LipE: MTPDGRIRVPADLDAVTAVGDEDHSEIDSAAVDRIWQAARHWYQAGMHPAIQLCIRHRGRVVLNRAIGHGWGNAPTDEPDAEKIPVATDTPFCVYSAAKSIAATVVHMLVERGVFSLDDRVCEYMPGFTSHGKHRITIRHVLTHSAGLPFPTGPLPDLKRTDDHEYVQEMLSNLRPLYRPGLMHMYHALTWGPLIREIVFTATGKEIREILATEVLDPLGFRWTNFGVAKQDLALVAPSHATGQPLPPVIAQIFRKAIGGTVHEMIPVTNTPFYLTTVIPSSNTVSTANEMSRFAEIWRRYGELDGVRVLQAETLRGAVTECRRLRPDFAVGLMPARWGMGFILGTNRWGPFGRNAPAAFGSLGLSNIAIWADPERGLAAGLISSGKPGRDPELRRHTALMNTIAAQIPTV; encoded by the coding sequence ATGACCCCGGACGGCAGGATCCGCGTCCCGGCCGACCTGGACGCGGTGACCGCGGTCGGCGACGAGGACCACTCGGAAATCGACAGCGCGGCCGTCGACCGCATCTGGCAGGCCGCCCGGCACTGGTACCAGGCGGGCATGCACCCGGCGATCCAGTTGTGCATCCGGCATCGCGGCCGCGTCGTGCTCAACCGCGCGATCGGCCACGGCTGGGGCAATGCGCCCACCGACGAGCCCGACGCCGAGAAGATACCCGTCGCGACGGACACCCCGTTCTGCGTGTACTCCGCGGCCAAGAGCATCGCCGCGACCGTGGTGCACATGCTCGTCGAGCGAGGTGTCTTCTCCCTCGACGACCGGGTCTGCGAATACATGCCCGGCTTCACCAGCCACGGCAAGCACCGCATCACGATCCGGCACGTACTGACCCACAGCGCCGGCCTCCCGTTTCCCACCGGGCCGCTGCCGGACCTCAAACGCACCGACGATCACGAGTACGTGCAGGAGATGCTGAGCAATTTGCGGCCGCTGTACCGGCCGGGGTTGATGCACATGTACCACGCACTGACCTGGGGCCCGCTGATCCGCGAGATCGTCTTCACGGCCACCGGCAAGGAAATCCGCGAGATCCTGGCCACCGAAGTCCTCGACCCGCTGGGCTTTCGCTGGACCAACTTCGGCGTCGCAAAGCAGGACCTCGCCCTGGTCGCGCCGAGCCATGCCACCGGCCAGCCGTTGCCGCCGGTGATCGCGCAGATATTCCGCAAGGCGATCGGCGGAACGGTGCACGAGATGATCCCGGTGACCAACACCCCGTTCTACTTGACCACGGTGATCCCGTCGTCGAACACCGTGTCGACCGCCAACGAGATGTCACGCTTCGCCGAAATCTGGCGCCGCTACGGCGAACTCGATGGTGTGCGGGTACTGCAGGCGGAAACGCTGCGCGGCGCGGTGACCGAATGCCGGCGGCTGCGGCCGGATTTCGCGGTGGGTCTGATGCCGGCGCGCTGGGGTATGGGCTTCATCCTCGGCACGAACCGATGGGGGCCGTTCGGGCGGAACGCACCGGCGGCCTTCGGCAGTCTGGGCTTGAGCAACATCGCGATCTGGGCCGACCCCGAGCGCGGCCTGGCCGCCGGACTGATCAGCAGCGGCAAACCCGGCCGCGACCCGGAACTGCGCCGTCACACGGCGCTGATGAACACCATCGCGGCACAGATCCCGACGGTTTAG